One genomic region from Rosa rugosa chromosome 1, drRosRugo1.1, whole genome shotgun sequence encodes:
- the LOC133732560 gene encoding uncharacterized protein LOC133732560 encodes MNNLWDQIRRSQDEDDEEMMATNAIVIAAVAEESGNQHRGRGSHPGRAPNEERLREERGKGMLADYFVDRPVFKDPVFRTRYRMSLNLFKRISTDLCQYDRYFVQRSDATGKVGLLPEQKMTAALRMLAYGAGADQCAEYCRMAKSTSVAAFQHFTRGIVDLYSAEYLRAPTAADLRRLLAKAERRGFPGMIGSIDCMHWQWKNCPTGWAGEYSGRKQIPTIILEAVVSYDTWIWHAFFGMPGACNDLNVLAKSPLFDELTAGRAPLIQFQVNNRAHSLGYYLADGIYPRWATFLKTVRNPTRPKEIEFAKAQEGYRKDVERCFGILQSMFGIVRGAARGWHKEDLRYIMLTCIILHNMIVENERPEDSDDELESDDEEANNMSPRIAEVWEGPTGRDFDLVGRDAHHMNRFMDRYQQIRSDQSHSNLQEDLIQHFWEFQGNRSI; translated from the coding sequence ATGAACAATTTGTGGGATCAAATTCGACGGTctcaggatgaagatgatgaagagatgaTGGCCACCAACGCCATTGTCATCGCTGCAGTTGCAGAAGAATCTGGAAACCAACACCGAGGGCGCGGTTCTCATCCGGGTCGTGCACCAAATGAGGAACGACTTAGAGAAGAAAGGGGCAAAGGTATGTTGGCCGACTACTTTGTCGACCGGCCAGTGTTCAAAGATCCGGTGTTCCGAACACGTTACAGGATGAGTCTCAATCTCTTCAAGCGTATATCTACTGACCTTTGCCAGTATGATCGTTACTTTGTGCAAAGGTCAGATGCTACCGGCAAAGTCGGATTGCTTCCGGAGCAGAAGATGACAGCTGCCTTGCGAATGCTTGCTTACGGTGCAGGGGCAGATCAATGTGCTGAGTATTGTCGGATGGCGAAATCCACCTCCGTCGCAGCCTTTCAGCACTTTACACGAGGAATTGTTGATCTTTACTCAGCAGAATACCTCCGCGCTCCTACTGCAGCGGACCTCAGACGACTTCTTGCCAAAGCTGAGAGGAGAGGTTTTCCAGGAATGATTGGGAGCATCGACTGTATGCATtggcaatggaagaattgtccGACAGGTTGGGCTGGAGAATATAGTGGTAGGAAACAGATCCCCACTATCATCCTGGAAGCAGTCGTATCTTACGACACCTGGATTTGGCACGCATTCTTTGGAATGCCCGGGGCATGCAACGACCTGAACGTCTTAGCAAAGTCTCCGTTGTTTGATGAGCTTACCGCCGGTAGAGCACCTCTGATCCAATTCCAAGTTAACAACAGAGCTCACAGTCTAGGGTACTATCTCGCCGACGGTATTTATCCTCGATGGGCGACTTTCTTGAAAACTGTTCGAAATCCTACACGCCCCAAGGAAATCGAGTTTGCAAAGGCTCAAGAGGGGTATAGGAAAGATGTAGAGAGatgttttggtatattacagTCAATGTTTGGTATTGTTAGAGGAGCTGCTCGTGGGTGGCATAAAGAGGACCTTCGATACATTATGTTAACGtgtattatattacacaacatgatTGTCGAAAATGAACGACCTGAAGACAGCGATGATGAGTTGGAGTCCGATGATGAGGAAGCTAACAATATGAGCCCCAGGATTGCTGAGGTATGGGAGGGACCAACCGGTAGAGACTTTGATCTTGTTGGtagagatgctcatcatatgaaCAGATTCATGGACCGCTACCAACAAATTAGATCTGACCAAAGTCACTCCAACCTTCAGGAAGACCTCATTCAACACTTTTGGGAATTTCAAGGCAATAGGAGTATCTAG
- the LOC133744228 gene encoding uncharacterized protein LOC133744228, whose amino-acid sequence MIDELRQAQDLWRAAMTKSKGKPKKGDFISLECYEIVKGFQQFDDIPNHSSSAGGTSRGGTERMHTQQSVPDSHVQLDIDADEVNADATPNPSVRPQGKKAAKEALRKGKKASNDSSPLTAAVETIATNQTSMLSAKEKRDEEYARHLRDQQQRDYIRLQLDIQEREFKNQEREERIMEMDTSKMTPTKKSYWQRKQKKIAEKEAEDATRGSGFPQPPFTGGYYPQPPFVGGYPQPPFPGGYPQPPFPGGYPQPPFPGGYYPQSPFPGGFPQPPFTGGVPSPPFSSGESTNPNHMDDPTNTNWIPNEDED is encoded by the exons Atgattgatgag ctacgtcaagcacaagatttgtggagagctgcgatgaccaaatcgaaaggaaaaccaaaaaaaggTGATTTCATTAGTTTAGAATGTTACGAGATTGTTAAGGGGTTTCAACAATTTGATGACATTCCAAACCATTCCTCTTCGGCTGGAGGAACCTCCAGGGGAGGAACTGAACGGATGCACACACAACAATCCGTTCCTGATTCTCATGTCCAGTTGGACATAGATGCAGATGAGGTAAACGCCGATGCAACTCCCAATCCTTcggtgaggcctcaaggaaagaaggctgccaaagaagctcttcggaaaggaaagaaagcatCTAATGATTCCAGTCCTCTGACAGCCGCTGTGGAGACTATAGcaaccaaccaaacatcaatgttGTCTGCCAAGGAGAAACGTGATGAGGAATATGCTCGACATCTCCGTGACCAACAACAACGAGATTATATACGCTTGCAATTGGATATTCAAGAGAGGGAATTCAAAAatcaagagagggaagagcgtattatggagatGGACACAAGTAAGATGACGCCAACCAAAAAGAGTTActggcaaagaaaacaaaaaaaaattgcggagAAAGAAGCTGAAGATGCAACCCGTGGATCTGgcttcccacaaccaccattcaccggtggatattatccacaacctccttttgtcggtggctatccacaacctcctttccccggtggttatccacaacctcctttccccggtggctatccacaaccaccattccccGGTGGGTATTATCCACAATctcctttccccggtggcttcccacaaccaccattcaccggtggTGTCCCTTCCCCACCTTTCTCTTCGGGTGAATCCACCAACCCCAACCATATGGATGACCCcacaaacacaaattggattcctaatgaagatgaggattag
- the LOC133745214 gene encoding dirigent protein 23-like — protein MASSRPVKLMSLPSPLLLVLVLMLTSLAKAQRLTETITEFYLQDLASGSNATVIPITGIKNKPLSFTSFGTIFALDDPITVTSDKSSTEIGRAQGIMVASSLSGSNVHVSMSFAFSNGSSLEIQGTSRQFERYKELSVVSGTGTFRYARGYATLESIYYDNRTSYSIIRCTTRIILS, from the coding sequence ATGGCATCTTCAAGACCCGTCAAACTCATGTCCTTACCTTCACCACTGCTTCTAGTTCTTGTACTCATGCTCACATCTCTAGCCAAGGCTCAAAGGCTTACCGAAACCATCACGGAGTTTTACTTGCAAGACTTAGCCTCCGGTTCTAACGCCACTGTTATCCCCATCACCGGCATTAAAAACAAGCCTTTGTCCTTCACCTCATTCGGCACCATTTTCGCTCTTGATGATCCAATCACAGTAACCTCGGACAAAAGCTCGACTGAAATTGGTCGAGCTCAAGGCATCATGGTGGCCTCGTCACTGTCCGGCTCTAATGTCCATGTTTCAATGTcgtttgcttttagcaatggtAGCAGCCTTGAGATACAAGGCACCAGCCGTCAGTTCGAGAGGTACAAGGAGCTCTCTGTGGTTTCAGGGACCGGAACCTTCAGATATGCGAGGGGCTATGCTACCTTGGAGAGCATTTACTATGACAATAGAACTTCCTACTCTATCATACGGTGCACCACTAGGATCATTCTGTCCTGA